One stretch of Thermococcus sp. 21S9 DNA includes these proteins:
- a CDS encoding A24 family peptidase C-terminal domain-containing protein, with protein sequence METIPLLAGLVMGLVTSYTDLKTGFIFDNHVSVLLALVGKLLGWDEGEEEISLPKWLVKLPVPAVEVGIIYYLYKGLSEGSVLVALSGIIALFVGLILGLLLFYIGAWASGDAIILAGFSALLPYPPDTARIVAPYYIHYPLYPIAILLNGLIAVFPFIFIYAFGVIIARKRFSELREIFVSGAGLTVELSLWIMGALGVKVILEEGLGVSLNLILGWLLAIVLITIFGKLRRIGDVAGALVLVYLLYLSPENTLLAFLRLLAFLYAFKVFLALVKFIRWEVLVEEVPVEELREWDILGETVFEKDGEIGRDRTDPFERLKVALLKADLSLLKPDHGKVIASPTAEGLTKEQIEKLKRLVEEGKLENRFLRKKAMPFAPAIFLGFLISYFIGDIFWWLELKLMGL encoded by the coding sequence ATGGAAACGATTCCACTTTTAGCAGGGTTAGTCATGGGTTTGGTGACCTCCTACACCGACCTGAAGACCGGTTTTATCTTCGACAACCACGTTTCCGTTCTTTTAGCACTCGTCGGGAAGCTTCTCGGCTGGGATGAGGGCGAGGAAGAGATTTCCCTCCCGAAGTGGCTCGTCAAACTGCCGGTCCCGGCCGTGGAAGTTGGCATAATCTACTACCTCTACAAGGGACTGAGTGAGGGTAGCGTTCTGGTCGCGCTCTCGGGAATAATAGCCCTGTTCGTGGGGCTGATTCTCGGCCTGCTCCTCTTCTACATTGGAGCCTGGGCAAGCGGTGACGCCATCATCTTGGCAGGTTTCTCCGCGCTCCTGCCTTACCCCCCTGACACGGCAAGGATAGTCGCCCCGTACTACATCCACTACCCGCTTTATCCGATAGCGATTCTCCTCAACGGTCTCATAGCTGTGTTCCCGTTCATTTTCATCTACGCTTTCGGTGTAATAATAGCAAGAAAGCGCTTCTCCGAACTCAGGGAGATATTCGTTTCCGGCGCCGGCCTCACCGTAGAGCTGTCCCTCTGGATTATGGGTGCCCTGGGAGTAAAGGTCATCCTTGAGGAGGGACTCGGCGTATCATTGAACCTCATCCTTGGCTGGCTCCTCGCGATAGTCCTCATAACAATCTTCGGCAAGCTCAGGAGAATCGGTGATGTCGCCGGAGCGCTTGTCCTGGTGTATCTCCTCTACCTCTCCCCCGAAAACACACTACTGGCGTTCCTGAGGCTCCTCGCGTTCCTCTACGCCTTCAAGGTGTTCCTGGCACTCGTCAAGTTCATAAGGTGGGAGGTTCTCGTGGAGGAAGTGCCGGTTGAGGAGCTAAGGGAATGGGACATTCTTGGGGAGACCGTCTTCGAGAAGGACGGGGAAATCGGACGCGACAGGACGGACCCCTTCGAGAGGCTCAAGGTCGCGCTCCTGAAGGCGGACCTTTCGCTCCTAAAGCCGGACCACGGAAAGGTCATAGCATCACCAACGGCGGAGGGACTAACGAAGGAGCAGATTGAGAAACTCAAACGGCTCGTGGAGGAGGGGAAGCTGGAGAACAGGTTCCTTAGAAAGAAGGCGATGCCCTTTGCCCCGGCGATATTCCTCGGCTTCCTGATAAGCTACTTCATCGGCGACATCTTTTGGT
- a CDS encoding ASCH domain-containing protein — protein sequence MKVYRLFVRDEYLDFIKSGQKRIEVRVAYPQLRKIQPGDKLIFNDSIPAVVTEVKRYETFRQVLRQEPIKKIFPDEPSFERAVKRFHNLYPKWKENRYGVIAIKFKLIGEGR from the coding sequence ATGAAGGTTTACAGACTGTTCGTCAGGGACGAGTACCTGGACTTCATAAAGTCCGGCCAGAAGAGGATAGAGGTTCGCGTCGCTTACCCTCAGCTGAGAAAGATTCAGCCCGGGGACAAGCTCATCTTCAACGACTCGATTCCGGCCGTTGTTACCGAGGTCAAGCGCTACGAGACCTTCCGACAGGTCCTCCGGCAGGAGCCGATAAAGAAAATCTTTCCCGACGAGCCGAGCTTCGAGAGGGCCGTGAAGAGGTTCCACAACCTCTACCCCAAGTGGAAGGAGAACCGCTACGGTGTCATAGCCATAAAGTTCAAGCTCATCGGTGAGGGGCGATGA
- the pgsA gene encoding archaetidylinositol phosphate synthase, producing MVLNKYRENVRGYLEAIVKPLAKAGLTPNAVTVIGLLISLLAAYLYYLREPRLAALTLLVGSLVDALDGTLARLTGKTSRFGAFLDSTFDRISDGAVLFGIALGSLADWRIAFLTFMGSYLVSYERCRAELAGSGKLAVGIAERAERLIILMVFSFLGAEYVRYGVYIVGILAWITVVQRFYVAYQRLK from the coding sequence ATGGTCCTCAACAAGTATCGAGAGAACGTCAGGGGTTACCTTGAGGCGATAGTCAAACCCCTCGCAAAGGCCGGACTGACGCCGAACGCGGTAACTGTGATAGGTCTCCTCATAAGCCTCCTCGCGGCCTACCTCTACTACCTCCGCGAGCCGAGGCTGGCAGCTTTAACCCTCCTCGTAGGCTCGCTCGTCGATGCCCTCGACGGAACGCTGGCGAGACTGACCGGAAAGACGAGTCGCTTCGGGGCGTTCCTCGACTCGACCTTCGACAGGATAAGCGACGGCGCGGTGCTCTTTGGGATAGCACTCGGCTCTCTCGCCGACTGGCGCATTGCCTTCCTGACGTTCATGGGGAGCTACCTCGTCAGCTACGAGCGTTGCAGGGCCGAGCTGGCCGGTTCAGGGAAGCTCGCAGTGGGTATAGCCGAAAGGGCGGAGAGACTGATAATCCTGATGGTTTTCTCGTTCCTCGGGGCGGAATACGTCAGGTACGGCGTCTACATCGTTGGAATACTCGCGTGGATAACCGTCGTCCAGAGGTTTTACGTCGCCTACCAGAGGCTGAAGTGA
- a CDS encoding tRNA (cytidine(56)-2'-O)-methyltransferase — protein sequence MIVVLRLGHRPERDKRITTHVALTARAFGADKIIISAEEDEHVRESVEDVVRRWGGPFEIEFNPSWKKILREWREKGIIVHLTMYGIHIDDAMPKLKKELKAGKDFLIVVGAEKVPRDVYELAHYNVAVGNQPHSEVAALAVFLDRLLDGEGLRKEFEGAKLKIIPQERGKKVIQLDG from the coding sequence ATGATAGTCGTGCTGAGACTCGGTCACAGGCCGGAACGGGACAAGAGAATAACAACCCACGTGGCTTTGACGGCGAGGGCATTCGGAGCCGATAAAATCATAATCTCGGCGGAGGAAGACGAGCACGTTCGGGAGAGCGTCGAGGACGTCGTGAGGCGCTGGGGCGGGCCGTTCGAGATAGAGTTCAACCCCAGCTGGAAGAAAATCCTGAGGGAGTGGCGCGAGAAAGGTATTATAGTCCACCTGACGATGTACGGAATCCACATAGACGACGCGATGCCGAAGCTGAAGAAGGAGCTGAAGGCCGGAAAGGACTTCCTAATCGTCGTCGGTGCCGAGAAGGTTCCGAGAGATGTTTACGAGCTGGCCCACTACAACGTGGCAGTCGGCAACCAGCCCCACAGCGAGGTGGCGGCTTTAGCGGTTTTCCTCGACAGGCTTCTCGACGGCGAGGGCCTGAGAAAGGAGTTCGAGGGAGCGAAGCTCAAAATAATCCCGCAGGAGAGGGGGAAGAAGGTAATCCAGCTCGACGGGTGA
- a CDS encoding TIGR02253 family HAD-type hydrolase, with amino-acid sequence MKAVFFDFVGTLITKEGENVTHLNIIREVLRRANADLDAETVWRAYEEESSKLFSELAGKEARKIREVDTKALRRVAEKYGFPVPEDFWEISLEMHARYGELFPDAVETIKALKTLGLHVGIITDSDNDYIESHLKALGIYDLFDSITTSEEAGYFKPHPRPFRLALEKAGVKPEEALYVGDNPGKDCVGAKNVGMLSVLLDPKGEKRELWGNCDFVVSKLSDVVEIVKGLMEK; translated from the coding sequence ATGAAGGCGGTATTCTTCGACTTCGTCGGGACGCTCATAACCAAAGAGGGAGAAAACGTAACGCACCTCAACATAATCCGCGAGGTCCTCAGGAGGGCGAACGCCGACCTTGACGCCGAAACCGTCTGGAGGGCCTACGAGGAGGAGAGCTCAAAGCTCTTCAGCGAGCTGGCAGGCAAGGAAGCGAGGAAAATCCGCGAGGTCGATACGAAAGCTTTAAGGCGCGTCGCTGAAAAATACGGCTTCCCCGTCCCCGAGGACTTCTGGGAAATCAGCCTTGAGATGCACGCTCGCTATGGGGAACTCTTCCCCGATGCCGTTGAGACGATTAAGGCCCTCAAGACGCTCGGCCTCCACGTGGGAATCATAACCGACTCGGACAACGACTACATCGAGAGCCACTTAAAAGCACTCGGAATCTACGACCTCTTCGACTCGATAACCACCAGCGAGGAAGCTGGCTACTTCAAGCCCCACCCGAGGCCCTTCAGGCTGGCCCTCGAAAAGGCGGGTGTAAAGCCGGAGGAGGCTCTCTACGTCGGCGACAACCCGGGGAAGGACTGCGTTGGGGCCAAGAACGTTGGAATGCTCAGCGTCCTCCTCGACCCGAAGGGTGAGAAGAGAGAACTCTGGGGCAACTGCGACTTCGTCGTTTCGAAACTCAGCGACGTCGTTGAAATAGTGAAGGGCCTGATGGAAAAATGA
- a CDS encoding class III signal peptide-containing protein, which yields MRRAQTALEYLFMLAAVLVLVLVAARVILNSMQDLNRNVNNYVDSVRKQLLENL from the coding sequence ATGAGAAGGGCTCAGACGGCACTGGAATACCTCTTCATGCTCGCGGCGGTTCTCGTGCTCGTACTGGTGGCTGCAAGGGTTATTCTAAACTCCATGCAGGACCTCAACAGGAACGTTAACAACTACGTTGACTCCGTAAGGAAGCAACTCCTTGAAAACCTGTGA
- a CDS encoding ASCH domain-containing protein has translation MKHLEFDGRYADAILKGKKRATVRLGRKPNLREGDTVLIHAGGYALGKAVIERVESKTVKELTDEDAFLDGFSSREELIRALKEHYKYVNDDSKAHVIVFRLVEKFDKPVMSSDYAYEGNLPVEIAEKALKYLDLPKEDRTLIELFLKTGSLRKAAYRLGGLNKRYLIRDALRRAYEELKKKGIMGPKL, from the coding sequence ATGAAGCACCTCGAGTTCGATGGTCGCTATGCCGATGCGATACTGAAGGGGAAGAAGAGGGCAACCGTCAGGCTGGGCAGAAAACCGAACCTCAGGGAGGGCGACACCGTCCTAATCCACGCCGGCGGTTACGCCCTCGGAAAGGCCGTAATCGAGAGGGTCGAGAGCAAAACGGTGAAGGAGCTCACCGACGAAGATGCATTCCTCGACGGCTTTTCCAGCAGGGAGGAGCTGATTAGGGCTTTGAAAGAGCACTACAAGTACGTGAACGACGACTCCAAGGCCCACGTGATAGTCTTCCGCCTCGTGGAGAAGTTTGACAAACCGGTTATGAGCTCGGACTACGCCTATGAGGGCAACCTGCCGGTCGAGATAGCCGAGAAAGCCCTGAAATACCTCGACCTTCCGAAGGAGGACAGGACGCTGATAGAGCTTTTCCTCAAAACCGGGAGCCTTAGGAAAGCCGCCTACAGACTCGGTGGTCTGAACAAGCGCTACCTTATAAGGGACGCCCTCAGGAGGGCCTACGAGGAGCTGAAGAAGAAAGGAATCATGGGGCCGAAGCTTTGA